One Solibacillus sp. R5-41 DNA segment encodes these proteins:
- a CDS encoding YslB family protein produces MEGHKMKTIPTFGYEIVRDHLLTSILGKHEADVLYWGGKEVARQFPLFSMEEASSFFIEAGWGQLAIEKELKDEAHYILTTEDPASLNIEQRCFRLEAGFLAEQKQKNIGHLTECYEEKNVKHNCVKFILKWDLKEPIR; encoded by the coding sequence ATGGAAGGGCACAAAATGAAAACGATTCCAACTTTTGGTTACGAAATCGTTCGCGATCATTTACTTACGTCAATTTTAGGAAAACATGAGGCAGATGTCCTTTATTGGGGTGGTAAAGAAGTCGCTCGTCAATTCCCATTGTTTTCAATGGAAGAAGCATCTTCTTTTTTCATAGAAGCGGGTTGGGGACAACTCGCTATAGAGAAGGAATTGAAGGATGAGGCGCATTACATACTCACGACTGAAGACCCTGCATCATTAAACATCGAGCAGCGCTGTTTTCGATTAGAGGCTGGGTTTCTAGCAGAGCAAAAACAAAAAAATATTGGTCATTTAACGGAATGTTACGAGGAAAAAAACGTGAAGCACAATTGTGTTAAATTCATATTAAAATGGGATTTAAAAGAACCAATCCGCTAA
- a CDS encoding ACT domain-containing protein, with translation MKNNLMVCGVAYEADVIRLTIGYDFYETASLAEVFSVLAENNINVDMIVQSVMDGVKPTVSFTIAKEKFAESLRILEASKASLGFRFADFEIGLAKISIIGAGMNFSPGVAARVFARLGKEHIPIKMLSASEVKVSVIVPQDAMMQAANVLHDEFMFVQQKMSI, from the coding sequence ATGAAAAATAATTTAATGGTGTGCGGGGTAGCTTATGAAGCGGATGTAATTCGATTAACGATTGGCTATGATTTTTATGAAACTGCATCACTTGCAGAAGTATTTAGTGTTTTAGCGGAAAATAATATTAATGTGGACATGATCGTGCAGTCTGTAATGGATGGTGTCAAACCAACCGTTTCGTTTACGATTGCTAAGGAAAAATTTGCTGAAAGTTTACGAATATTAGAAGCGAGTAAAGCATCTTTAGGTTTTCGTTTTGCTGATTTCGAAATAGGTTTAGCGAAAATATCAATAATCGGAGCGGGCATGAATTTTAGTCCAGGAGTAGCAGCACGGGTGTTTGCGCGGTTAGGGAAGGAACATATTCCCATTAAGATGCTAAGTGCATCTGAAGTGAAAGTGTCGGTCATCGTGCCGCAAGATGCGATGATGCAAGCCGCCAATGTATTGCATGATGAGTTTATGTTCGTTCAGCAGAAAATGTCCATCTAA
- the uvrC gene encoding excinuclease ABC subunit UvrC — MNANIKAKLEILPSDPGCYLMKDHQGTIIYVGKAKSLKNRVRSYFTSSHDGKTARLVSEIVDLEYIVTSSDLEALILELNLIKLHDPKYNIKLTDDKTYPYIKITNEKYPRILTTRKIKKDKAKYFGPYPNSFAANETRKLLDRLYPLRKCAKIPKQVCLYYHLGQCLAPCVKEIDNNVYSEMIDEIAKFLNGGYEEVKQDLEQKMLDAAEKLEFERAKEYRDLIAHIEKIMQKQKIVTGDLSNRDVFGYAVEKGWMCVQVFFVRQGKLIERDVSIFPIYNEPEEEFLTFVGRFYDEPNHMLPKEIFIPTQVDGVLLEKLLNVKIVIPKKGSKKELVDLASKNADIAIHEKFQLIERQEERTIGACEALGEAMNIPIPMRIEAFDNSHMHGADPVSAMVVFVDGKPLKKEYRKYKTREAAKHDDYGAMQEVIRRRYTRVLRENLPLPDLIVIDGGKGHMEVAREVIEDELGLYIPIAGLAKDEKHNTSQLLFGDPVEQIPLMRTSDAFYLLQRIQDEVHRFAITFLRQQRQANTIVSILDGIEGIGPKRKQQLMKHFGSVKRIREATVLQLIEAGIPKKLAETIHHYFQEQSLKNES, encoded by the coding sequence ATGAATGCAAATATTAAGGCGAAATTAGAAATTTTGCCGAGTGATCCAGGTTGTTATTTGATGAAAGATCACCAAGGGACGATAATTTATGTTGGTAAGGCAAAATCATTAAAAAATCGGGTACGTTCGTATTTTACAAGTAGCCATGATGGGAAGACTGCCCGTCTAGTAAGTGAAATTGTGGACCTCGAATATATCGTGACTTCAAGCGACTTAGAAGCATTAATTTTAGAACTAAATTTAATAAAGCTTCATGATCCGAAATATAATATTAAACTAACAGATGATAAAACCTATCCGTATATAAAAATTACAAATGAAAAATATCCGCGCATTTTAACGACACGCAAGATCAAAAAGGATAAGGCCAAATATTTCGGTCCTTATCCGAATTCATTTGCAGCAAATGAGACGAGAAAATTATTAGATCGCTTGTATCCATTAAGAAAATGCGCGAAAATTCCAAAGCAAGTGTGCCTTTACTATCATTTAGGTCAATGTTTAGCACCATGTGTGAAAGAAATTGACAACAATGTATATAGTGAAATGATTGATGAAATTGCGAAGTTTTTAAATGGTGGCTATGAAGAAGTAAAGCAAGATTTAGAACAAAAAATGCTCGATGCTGCTGAAAAATTAGAATTTGAAAGAGCTAAGGAATATCGAGATTTAATTGCTCATATTGAAAAGATTATGCAAAAGCAAAAAATTGTGACGGGTGATTTAAGTAATCGCGATGTATTCGGTTATGCCGTGGAAAAGGGCTGGATGTGTGTGCAAGTGTTTTTTGTTCGACAAGGAAAGTTAATCGAACGAGATGTATCCATTTTTCCGATTTACAATGAACCTGAAGAGGAATTTTTAACATTTGTTGGGCGTTTTTATGATGAACCGAACCATATGCTTCCAAAGGAAATTTTCATTCCTACACAAGTGGATGGCGTTTTATTAGAAAAGCTTTTGAATGTTAAAATTGTTATCCCTAAAAAAGGTTCAAAAAAGGAATTGGTTGACTTAGCTTCGAAAAATGCAGATATTGCGATCCATGAAAAATTCCAACTAATTGAGCGTCAAGAGGAACGAACGATTGGTGCGTGTGAGGCGCTAGGTGAAGCAATGAATATTCCTATTCCGATGCGCATTGAAGCATTTGATAACAGTCATATGCACGGTGCGGACCCCGTTTCAGCGATGGTTGTTTTTGTGGACGGAAAGCCGCTAAAAAAAGAGTACCGTAAATATAAAACGAGGGAAGCGGCGAAACATGATGATTATGGCGCAATGCAAGAAGTCATTCGACGTCGTTACACACGTGTATTACGAGAAAATTTACCGTTGCCTGATTTAATCGTTATTGATGGTGGGAAGGGACATATGGAAGTTGCGCGTGAAGTAATAGAAGATGAGTTAGGTCTTTATATTCCGATTGCTGGATTAGCGAAGGATGAGAAGCATAATACGTCTCAATTATTGTTCGGTGACCCAGTGGAGCAAATTCCATTAATGAGAACGAGTGATGCATTTTATTTATTGCAGCGCATTCAAGACGAGGTACACCGTTTTGCGATTACGTTTTTAAGACAGCAACGGCAAGCGAATACCATAGTTTCGATATTAGACGGCATAGAAGGAATTGGTCCGAAGCGTAAACAACAGCTGATGAAGCATTTTGGGTCGGTGAAAAGAATACGTGAAGCCACTGTTTTACAGCTTATTGAAGCGGGCATACCCAAAAAGCTAGCTGAAACAATTCATCACTATTTTCAAGAGCAGTCATTGAAAAACGAGTCGTAG
- the trxA gene encoding thioredoxin, whose amino-acid sequence MAIVHGTDQTFGQEISNGVVLVDFWAAWCGPCKMIAPVLEELDAEIGNDVKIVKVDVDNNQGTAAEYQIMSIPSLLLFVDGELKAKTAGFMPKEALIDFINDNK is encoded by the coding sequence ATGGCAATTGTACACGGTACAGATCAAACTTTTGGGCAAGAAATTTCAAATGGTGTCGTTTTAGTAGACTTTTGGGCTGCATGGTGTGGTCCATGTAAAATGATCGCTCCAGTTCTTGAAGAGCTTGACGCAGAAATTGGTAACGATGTGAAAATCGTGAAGGTGGATGTTGATAATAACCAAGGAACAGCAGCTGAATATCAAATCATGTCTATTCCATCATTATTATTATTCGTTGATGGCGAGTTAAAAGCAAAAACTGCTGGCTTCATGCCAAAAGAAGCGTTAATCGATTTCATTAACGACAACAAATAA
- a CDS encoding electron transfer flavoprotein subunit alpha/FixB family protein, which translates to MSKKVLVLGEVREGSLRNVSFEAIAAGAQIANGGEVVGLLVGDAVAGVASELIEFGANRVVTVEHPHLKTYTSDGFSQAVLAVVEQEKPDAIVFGHTSLGKDLSPKIASRLKAGLVSDVTEIQGAGEDVVFIRPIYSGKAFEKVKVKDGIIFATIRPNNITPLAKEAGRAGDVSALSVDITNLRTIIKEVVRKSTEGVDLSEAKVVVAGGRGVKSEDGFGPLYDLAKLLGGAVGASRGACDADYCDYSLQIGQTGKVVTPDLYIAAGISGAIQHVAGMSNSKVIVAINKDPEANIFKIADYGIVGDLFEVIPMLIEEFKALKVGA; encoded by the coding sequence ATGTCAAAGAAAGTATTGGTGTTAGGTGAAGTTCGTGAAGGAAGCTTACGTAACGTTTCATTTGAGGCAATAGCTGCAGGTGCACAAATCGCTAATGGTGGCGAGGTAGTGGGTCTTTTAGTAGGAGATGCAGTTGCTGGGGTAGCATCTGAATTAATTGAGTTTGGAGCAAATCGTGTCGTAACGGTGGAACATCCACATTTAAAAACATATACTTCGGATGGGTTTAGCCAAGCTGTTTTAGCGGTAGTTGAGCAAGAAAAACCAGATGCAATTGTATTCGGTCATACATCTTTAGGGAAAGATTTATCTCCTAAAATTGCGTCTCGCTTAAAAGCTGGTTTAGTATCAGATGTCACAGAAATTCAAGGCGCTGGAGAGGATGTTGTTTTCATTCGTCCAATCTATTCTGGTAAAGCGTTCGAAAAAGTAAAGGTAAAAGACGGCATTATATTTGCTACAATTCGTCCAAATAACATCACGCCGCTTGCAAAAGAAGCAGGTCGCGCAGGTGATGTATCGGCTTTATCGGTAGACATTACAAATTTACGTACAATTATTAAAGAAGTTGTTCGTAAATCAACTGAAGGGGTCGATTTATCTGAGGCAAAAGTAGTTGTAGCAGGTGGTCGTGGTGTGAAGTCTGAAGATGGCTTTGGTCCATTGTATGATCTTGCTAAATTACTAGGTGGTGCAGTTGGTGCATCACGTGGTGCATGTGACGCGGACTACTGTGATTACTCATTACAAATTGGTCAAACGGGTAAAGTCGTAACACCAGACCTTTATATCGCAGCGGGTATTTCGGGTGCAATCCAGCATGTTGCAGGAATGTCGAACTCGAAAGTAATCGTAGCAATTAATAAGGATCCAGAAGCAAATATTTTTAAAATTGCAGACTATGGAATTGTTGGCGATTTATTCGAAGTTATTCCAATGCTTATTGAAGAGTTTAAAGCGTTAAAAGTAGGAGCATAA
- a CDS encoding electron transfer flavoprotein subunit beta/FixA family protein, which translates to MNIFVLVKRTFDTEEKIVITGGKIQEDGAEFIINPYDEYAIEEAIQKRDALGGKVTVLTIGGEDAEKQLRTALAMGADEAVLINTEDDLDELDQYSAAYILAEYLKDKEADLILAGNVAIDGGSGQVGPRLADLLGINYVTTITSLEIEGTTAKIVRDIEGDSEILETSLPLLVTAQQGLNEPRYPSLPGIMKAKKKPLAELELDDLNIDEDDVEVKIETIEIYLPPQKVAGRVLAGDLSAQVKELVNLLHNEAKVI; encoded by the coding sequence ATGAATATTTTTGTATTAGTAAAACGTACTTTTGACACAGAAGAAAAGATCGTCATTACTGGCGGTAAAATTCAAGAGGATGGTGCAGAATTTATCATCAATCCATACGATGAATATGCGATTGAAGAAGCCATTCAAAAACGCGATGCTTTAGGCGGTAAAGTTACGGTTTTAACAATCGGTGGTGAGGATGCTGAAAAGCAACTTCGTACAGCATTAGCAATGGGTGCAGATGAAGCCGTATTAATTAATACAGAAGATGATTTAGATGAGTTAGATCAATATTCTGCAGCGTACATATTAGCTGAATATTTAAAAGACAAAGAAGCGGATTTAATTTTAGCTGGTAATGTTGCCATTGATGGAGGTTCTGGTCAAGTAGGGCCTCGTTTAGCAGACTTATTAGGAATCAATTATGTTACAACAATTACAAGTCTTGAAATTGAAGGAACGACAGCAAAAATCGTTCGTGATATTGAAGGGGACTCTGAAATATTAGAAACATCATTACCATTATTAGTAACAGCACAGCAAGGTTTAAATGAACCACGCTACCCATCATTACCGGGAATCATGAAGGCGAAAAAGAAGCCACTTGCCGAACTTGAGTTAGATGATTTAAATATCGATGAAGATGATGTGGAAGTGAAAATCGAGACAATCGAAATTTATTTACCACCTCAAAAAGTAGCTGGCCGCGTATTAGCAGGCGATCTTTCTGCACAAGTAAAAGAGCTAGTTAACTTACTTCATAATGAGGCAAAAGTAATTTAA
- a CDS encoding enoyl-CoA hydratase, with amino-acid sequence MEFLSWRVEEGVAVVTISRPPANALSQGLIKDVDAFLDAVEQDEGVRVIVLHGEGRFFSAGADIKEFTSVQTGEEFTVLAQNGQQVFERLENFPKPVIAAIHGAALGGGLELAMGCHIRFVTESAKLGLPELSLGLIPGFAGTQRLPRYVGVAKAAEMMFTSDPISGTEAVQWGLANRAFTEDELLPKTLEMAKKIAKKSPIALRATIQMLNHAKTPSFYEGVLAEATSFGEVFVSADAKEGIQAFIEKREPMFTGK; translated from the coding sequence ATGGAGTTTCTTAGTTGGAGAGTAGAAGAAGGCGTAGCGGTTGTTACAATTTCTAGACCACCTGCAAATGCGTTATCACAAGGATTAATTAAAGATGTAGATGCTTTTTTAGATGCAGTTGAGCAAGATGAAGGCGTTCGTGTAATTGTTTTGCATGGTGAAGGACGATTTTTCTCTGCTGGTGCGGACATTAAAGAATTTACGAGCGTTCAAACGGGTGAAGAATTTACTGTCCTAGCACAAAATGGACAGCAAGTTTTTGAACGATTAGAAAATTTCCCGAAACCAGTTATTGCGGCCATTCATGGTGCAGCATTAGGTGGCGGGTTGGAGTTAGCAATGGGCTGCCATATTCGATTTGTTACAGAATCGGCTAAGCTAGGATTACCTGAGCTTTCATTAGGTCTTATTCCAGGTTTTGCGGGTACACAGCGCTTACCACGTTATGTTGGCGTTGCAAAAGCAGCTGAAATGATGTTTACAAGCGATCCGATTTCTGGGACAGAGGCTGTTCAATGGGGATTAGCAAATCGTGCTTTCACAGAGGATGAACTTCTTCCAAAAACACTTGAAATGGCAAAGAAAATAGCAAAGAAAAGTCCAATTGCTTTAAGAGCAACGATTCAAATGCTTAATCACGCTAAAACGCCATCTTTTTATGAAGGTGTGCTAGCAGAGGCAACAAGTTTTGGTGAAGTTTTTGTATCAGCAGATGCTAAAGAAGGTATTCAAGCATTTATTGAAAAACGTGAACCAATGTTTACTGGCAAATAA
- a CDS encoding TetR/AcrR family transcriptional regulator — MKRNKPKYMQIVDAAVIAIAENGYHQAQVSKIAKQAGVADGTIYLYFKNKEDILISVFKEKMSIFVDNLQDIMNSGNTPSEKLCKMIDNHLSVLSSDRHLATVTQLELRQSNRELRLKINSILKEYLALLDQILIEGMVSGEFNATMDVRIARQMVFGTIDEISTTWVMADYRYDLLEQSPKIQQLLLSALKA, encoded by the coding sequence TTGAAACGAAATAAACCAAAGTATATGCAAATAGTGGATGCAGCTGTAATTGCAATTGCTGAAAATGGCTATCATCAAGCGCAAGTATCTAAAATTGCAAAACAGGCGGGTGTAGCAGACGGAACTATTTATTTATACTTTAAAAACAAGGAAGATATATTAATTTCTGTATTTAAGGAAAAAATGAGTATATTCGTAGATAATTTACAGGATATAATGAATAGTGGAAATACTCCTTCAGAAAAGTTATGCAAGATGATTGATAATCACTTAAGTGTCCTTTCGAGCGATCGTCATTTAGCGACAGTTACACAGCTTGAATTGAGACAGTCGAATAGAGAACTCCGATTGAAAATTAATTCGATTCTAAAAGAATACTTAGCATTGCTCGATCAAATTTTGATAGAAGGTATGGTAAGTGGAGAATTTAATGCAACGATGGATGTTCGTATAGCCAGACAAATGGTGTTCGGTACAATCGATGAAATTTCGACAACTTGGGTGATGGCGGATTATCGGTATGACTTATTGGAGCAGTCTCCAAAAATTCAACAATTACTGTTGAGTGCACTAAAAGCATAA
- a CDS encoding long-chain-fatty-acid--CoA ligase, producing the protein MTEKVWFASYPDEVPHTLEIPQNPVQQFLTQANNEVPTNVAIHFMGKELTFKELYESSLKFANYLRSLGVEKDDRVAVMLPNCPQAVIAYYGILYAGGIVVQTNPLYTERELQYQMADSGAKVILVMDILYPRAMKILKETKIENVIVTGIKDYLPFPKNLVYPFIQKKQYGFSVKVEHSGMNHLFTEIMRSASANPIDVEFDFENDLALLQYTGGTTGFPKGVMLTHKNLVANTTMCDAWMYRCKKREEIILGVLPFFHVYGMTTVLVLSVMQQAKMVLLPKFDVEQTLKNIDKQKPTLFPGAPTMYIGILNHPDLSKYDLSSIKACMSGSAPLPLELQEKFEEITGGRIVEGYGLTETSPVTHVNPIWENRINGSIGLPWPNTDCVIFRTGDTEILPPGEIGEIAIKGPQVMKGYWNRPEDTAMTFADGWFLTGDLGYMDEKGYFYVVDRKKDLIIAGGFNIYPREVEEVLYEHEAIQECVVAGIPDAYRGETVKAYIVLKEGKSVTEDELNTYCRQNLAAFKVPRFYEFRTELPKTAVGKILRRTLVEEEKKKMEEQAAK; encoded by the coding sequence ATGACAGAAAAAGTATGGTTTGCCAGTTATCCTGATGAAGTTCCTCATACGTTGGAAATTCCCCAAAATCCTGTGCAACAATTTTTAACACAGGCAAATAATGAAGTTCCAACGAATGTAGCAATACATTTTATGGGGAAAGAGCTGACGTTTAAGGAACTGTATGAGTCTTCTTTAAAATTTGCGAATTACTTGCGTTCTCTAGGGGTGGAGAAGGATGATCGTGTAGCGGTTATGCTGCCAAACTGTCCACAAGCAGTAATCGCGTATTACGGGATTCTGTATGCAGGTGGGATTGTCGTTCAAACGAACCCTTTGTATACAGAGCGTGAGTTGCAATATCAAATGGCCGATTCAGGAGCCAAAGTCATTTTAGTGATGGATATTTTATATCCACGCGCGATGAAAATATTAAAAGAAACAAAAATTGAAAATGTGATTGTGACAGGCATTAAAGATTATTTACCATTCCCTAAAAATTTAGTGTATCCATTTATTCAAAAGAAGCAGTACGGCTTTAGTGTAAAAGTTGAACATAGTGGGATGAACCACTTATTCACTGAAATTATGCGCTCTGCTTCTGCAAATCCGATTGATGTCGAATTTGATTTTGAGAATGATTTAGCATTGTTACAATATACGGGTGGTACGACTGGGTTTCCTAAAGGTGTCATGCTAACGCATAAAAATTTAGTTGCCAATACAACGATGTGTGATGCTTGGATGTATCGTTGTAAAAAACGAGAAGAAATCATTTTAGGTGTGTTACCGTTTTTCCACGTATATGGGATGACGACGGTGTTAGTTTTATCGGTCATGCAACAAGCTAAAATGGTGTTATTACCGAAATTTGATGTCGAGCAAACGTTAAAAAACATCGATAAGCAAAAGCCAACATTATTCCCTGGTGCACCAACGATGTATATCGGCATTTTAAATCATCCAGACTTATCCAAATATGACCTCTCTTCAATCAAGGCATGTATGAGTGGTTCTGCACCGTTACCGTTAGAATTGCAGGAAAAATTCGAAGAGATAACAGGTGGGCGTATAGTGGAAGGCTATGGGTTAACGGAAACGTCACCAGTTACACATGTGAATCCAATTTGGGAGAATCGAATTAACGGTTCCATTGGTTTACCATGGCCTAATACGGATTGCGTTATATTCCGTACAGGAGATACAGAAATCTTACCACCAGGAGAAATCGGAGAAATTGCGATAAAAGGTCCACAGGTCATGAAAGGCTATTGGAACCGTCCGGAAGATACAGCGATGACTTTTGCAGATGGTTGGTTTTTAACAGGAGATTTAGGGTATATGGATGAAAAGGGGTACTTCTACGTTGTTGATCGTAAGAAGGATTTGATTATTGCGGGTGGCTTTAATATTTATCCTCGTGAAGTTGAAGAAGTGCTGTATGAGCATGAAGCCATTCAAGAATGTGTTGTTGCAGGGATACCTGATGCATATCGTGGCGAAACAGTAAAAGCTTATATTGTGTTAAAAGAAGGAAAATCGGTAACGGAAGACGAATTAAATACGTATTGCCGTCAAAACTTAGCTGCCTTTAAAGTGCCACGTTTTTATGAGTTCCGTACTGAGCTACCAAAAACGGCGGTAGGGAAAATATTACGCCGCACACTAGTTGAAGAGGAAAAGAAAAAGATGGAAGAACAAGCAGCGAAATAA
- a CDS encoding DUF350 domain-containing protein, translating into MLSAIFWHHPLIETAGYFSVVILCLFVSMVIFEIVTKYKNWEEIKKGNIAVALATGGKILGVCNIFRYSIEKHTSLVEMLGWGLFGFTLLIFAYLLFEFLTPKFKVDEEIAADNRSVGFISCTISVGLSFVIGASIS; encoded by the coding sequence TTGCTAAGTGCAATTTTTTGGCACCATCCTCTCATTGAAACAGCAGGTTATTTTAGTGTGGTCATTCTTTGCCTGTTTGTTTCAATGGTTATATTTGAAATCGTAACAAAGTACAAAAATTGGGAAGAAATAAAAAAGGGAAATATTGCAGTTGCTTTAGCGACAGGAGGTAAAATCCTCGGGGTTTGTAATATTTTCCGTTATTCCATTGAGAAACATACTTCGTTGGTTGAAATGTTAGGTTGGGGCTTATTTGGTTTTACTCTATTAATTTTTGCGTATTTATTATTTGAATTTTTAACGCCAAAATTTAAAGTAGATGAAGAAATTGCTGCAGATAATCGTTCGGTTGGATTTATTTCGTGTACGATTTCTGTTGGCTTATCCTTCGTAATTGGTGCAAGTATATCTTAG
- a CDS encoding endonuclease MutS2 — MIENRALKTLEFDKVREQVAAFCTNTIGKKAIDELVPETNFETVVELLEEMDEGLAILRVKGSAPLGGIFDVRPHARRAQIGGTLSPMELMEIASTIRASRILRNFIEEIESDNTITIPHFIERKEQMPVLTALQHEINDCIDDNGGVLDSASQALRSIRQSLRAEESKVRQKLESLTRGSNATKMLSDTIITIRNDRFVIPVKQEYRSHYGGIIHDQSASGQTLFIEPDAVVQANNEVQRLKMKEKAEIERILLALTAMVEEVGHDIFVLVQLLGEIDVILAKGKYGQANKCTMPKMNKEGFTRLVRARHPLLPIEQAVPNTIEFGRDITAIVITGPNTGGKTVTLKTVGLCTIMAQCGLPVPALDGSELAVFDQIFTDIGDEQSIEQSLSTFSSHMVNIVDILSKFDENSLVLFDELGAGTDPQEGAALAISILDEVVGKGARIMATTHYPELKAYGYNRPSVVNASVEFDVETLSPTYRLLIGVPGRSNAFEISKRLGLSNGIIDRAKSFTGTDRHEVESMIASLEESRLRSEREADEAHILLEDAQKIRTELEARLRAYDEKKENLEKKAKDKARKIVDDAKKEAEKVIEELREMKKNAAMSVKEHEIIDAKKRLDEAAPQNNKVLQKAVATRERIQNLQVGDEVKVLSYGQKGSLLQKVSAKEWVVQIGILKMKLPESDLEYIKPEKEQVTRTMTNIKNRKDTHVKLELDLRGERYEDALIRTEKYLDDAVLSNYPRVSIIHGKGTGALRQGIQSFLKKHKRVKTYRYGEAGEGGFGVTVVELK; from the coding sequence ATGATCGAAAATAGAGCACTGAAAACACTAGAATTTGATAAGGTCCGAGAGCAAGTAGCGGCATTTTGTACAAATACAATTGGTAAAAAAGCAATTGATGAATTAGTACCAGAAACAAATTTTGAAACGGTCGTAGAATTACTTGAGGAAATGGATGAAGGTTTAGCTATTTTACGTGTCAAAGGTAGCGCACCATTGGGCGGGATTTTTGATGTACGTCCCCATGCAAGGCGTGCTCAAATTGGTGGTACATTAAGTCCAATGGAATTAATGGAAATCGCCAGTACAATTCGAGCAAGTCGAATTTTACGTAATTTTATTGAAGAAATTGAATCTGATAATACGATTACTATTCCTCATTTTATTGAACGAAAAGAGCAAATGCCTGTATTAACAGCGTTGCAGCATGAAATAAATGATTGCATTGATGATAATGGTGGGGTCTTAGATTCAGCGAGCCAAGCATTGCGATCTATTCGCCAGAGTTTACGTGCGGAAGAATCAAAAGTTCGCCAAAAATTAGAAAGCTTAACACGCGGATCAAATGCGACAAAAATGTTATCCGATACGATTATTACAATTCGGAATGATCGCTTCGTTATCCCAGTAAAACAAGAATATCGTTCGCATTATGGTGGGATTATTCATGACCAATCGGCTTCAGGGCAGACACTATTTATCGAACCTGATGCAGTTGTACAAGCAAATAATGAAGTACAGCGTTTAAAAATGAAGGAAAAAGCCGAAATCGAGCGTATTTTATTAGCATTAACTGCAATGGTTGAAGAAGTAGGGCATGATATATTTGTACTTGTTCAGCTACTTGGTGAAATTGATGTAATTTTAGCAAAAGGAAAATATGGACAGGCGAATAAATGCACGATGCCGAAAATGAATAAGGAGGGTTTCACGCGCTTAGTACGGGCTCGACATCCTCTTTTACCAATTGAACAAGCGGTGCCAAATACGATTGAATTTGGCCGTGATATAACAGCAATTGTCATTACAGGACCGAATACAGGTGGTAAAACAGTTACGCTTAAAACAGTAGGCCTCTGTACAATAATGGCGCAATGTGGTTTACCAGTACCTGCGTTAGATGGGTCGGAATTAGCCGTATTCGATCAAATCTTTACAGATATTGGCGATGAACAGTCCATCGAACAATCGTTATCAACGTTTTCCTCACACATGGTGAACATTGTTGATATTTTAAGTAAGTTTGATGAAAACTCCCTAGTACTTTTTGATGAGCTTGGAGCAGGGACAGACCCTCAAGAAGGTGCAGCATTAGCCATTTCTATTTTAGATGAAGTTGTAGGTAAAGGCGCACGCATTATGGCAACAACGCATTATCCTGAATTAAAAGCATACGGTTACAATCGACCTTCTGTTGTGAACGCAAGCGTGGAATTTGATGTGGAGACGCTGAGCCCAACCTATCGTTTATTAATCGGTGTACCAGGACGTTCAAATGCATTTGAAATTTCGAAACGACTTGGACTAAGTAATGGGATCATCGACCGTGCAAAATCATTTACTGGAACGGATCGACATGAGGTAGAGTCAATGATTGCCTCGTTAGAAGAAAGTCGACTACGTTCGGAGCGTGAAGCGGATGAAGCGCACATTTTATTAGAGGATGCACAAAAAATTCGTACAGAGCTTGAAGCGCGATTAAGAGCCTATGATGAAAAGAAAGAGAACTTAGAGAAAAAAGCAAAAGATAAAGCACGTAAAATTGTCGATGACGCGAAAAAAGAAGCCGAAAAAGTCATTGAAGAATTACGTGAAATGAAGAAAAACGCCGCCATGTCAGTTAAAGAGCATGAAATAATTGATGCGAAAAAACGTTTAGATGAAGCCGCGCCTCAAAATAATAAAGTGTTACAAAAGGCCGTTGCTACACGTGAACGCATTCAAAATCTTCAAGTTGGTGACGAAGTAAAGGTTTTAAGCTATGGTCAAAAAGGGTCATTGCTTCAAAAAGTAAGTGCTAAGGAATGGGTCGTTCAAATTGGTATTTTAAAAATGAAACTGCCAGAATCGGATTTAGAATATATTAAGCCTGAAAAAGAGCAAGTGACAAGAACGATGACGAATATTAAAAATCGAAAAGATACGCATGTGAAGCTGGAGCTTGATCTACGAGGGGAACGTTATGAAGACGCGTTAATCCGTACTGAAAAGTATTTAGATGATGCTGTTTTATCCAATTATCCACGTGTCTCCATTATCCACGGTAAAGGTACAGGTGCGCTACGACAAGGAATTCAAAGCTTTTTAAAGAAACATAAGCGTGTAAAAACATACCGCTACGGGGAAGCTGGCGAGGGTGGCTTTGGTGTCACTGTTGTCGAATTAAAATAA